Proteins from a genomic interval of Diceros bicornis minor isolate mBicDic1 chromosome 34, mDicBic1.mat.cur, whole genome shotgun sequence:
- the LOC131397895 gene encoding vomeronasal type-1 receptor 4-like, with protein sequence MATRDLVLGTIFSLQTTFGILGNFSLLCFYLFLYFGESRLRSTDLIVKNLIIANLLVLFSSGIPYTMSSFGLYQVFNDFGCRFFFYVRAVGRGVSIGTSCLLSVVQAIMISPRNSRWAELKVKILKCIVPSIFLCWILYMLVNVIFPMFLTNNWSSTNTTNQKAFGECSSVRHDQTRDSLYAALLSIPDVFCLVLMLWASVAMVFILYRHKQRVQHIHRTNISSRSSPESRATKTILLLASTFVYFYTISSLFHVCLAVFNNPNWFLVKINSVITLCFPTVSPFLLMSRDSSVSRFCFAWIRNTKSPNPMRNL encoded by the coding sequence ATGGCCACTAGAGATTTGGTACTAGGAACGATCTTCTCATTACAGACTACATTTGGAATCCTGgggaatttctctcttctttgcttttatctcttcctttatttcGGTGAGTCTAGGCTAAGATCAACAGATTTGATTGTAAAGAACCTGATTATAGCCAACTTGTTGGTTCTATTCTCTAGTGGAATCCCCTATACAATGTCATCTTTTGGGTTGTATCAGGTCTTCAATGATTTTGgatgcagattttttttctatgttcGTGCAGTGGGCAGAGGTGTGTCCATTGGCACCAGCTGTCTCTTGAGTGTAGTCCAGGCCATCATGATCAGCCCCAGAAACTCCAGGTGGGCAGAGCTTAAAGTGAAAATTCTCAAGTGCATTGTCCCTTCAATTTTCCTGTGCTGGATCCTGTACATGCTGGTAAATGTCATTTTTCCTATGTTTCTGACAAACAATTGGAGCAGCACAAACACCACAAACCAAAAAGCATTTGGAGAGTGTTCTTCTGTTCGTCATGACCAAACCAGAGACTCATTATATGCAGCATTGCTGTCAATCCCTGATGTTTTCTGTTTGGTGCTCATGCTCTGGGCCAGCGTCGCTATGGTTTTCATCCTGTACAGGCACAAGCAAAGGGTCCAACACATTCATAGGACCAACATCTCCTCCAGATCCTCCCCTGAGTCCAGAGCCACCAAAACCATCCTTCTCCTGGCGAgcacttttgtctatttttacacCATTTCCTCACTCTTTCACGTATGTTTGGCTGTTTTTAACAATCCTAATTGGTTTCTCGTGAAGATTAATTCAGTAATTACTCTGTGTTTCCCAACTGTCAGCCCCTTTCTGCTCATGAGCCGTGACTCCAGTGTATCCAGGTTCTGCTTTGCCTGGATAAGGAACACAAAATCCCCTAATCCAATGAGAAATCTGTGA